In Microbulbifer sp. THAF38, the sequence TGCATCCACTTTCAGAGGTTGGTAGTAGATCACTTCAAACTCTTCTAGTCCTGGAATCATTTTTTTAGCAGTATTGACGTCCCGATCCCATCTATTCGCAAGTACTACATTCTCATTAATCAACGGCTTATCCAAAGCTACGATTTCTCCTAGGTAGTTTAGCTTTCCTCCCTCCAGCTCTATTTTCATCATAATTGGGGTTTCTTCATTGCTATCTGGGAGCGAAACAAACATCCCGCCTCCCGCGACCATTGAGTTATAACCGCGTCCACTACGACCCGATAAGTAATAGATTCCTTCAGGAACTTCCAATATATGCATAAAGCCATAGTAACCTTTATCTAAATCACCCGTGGGCCTATATAGACGAACTTTTTCGGCTTGCAGGAAAGCCACTTTTTCTAGCACATTACTATCATCAAGGCGGAGTAAATCATAGCTCACAAAAACACCCCCTATTCCTTTGTTCTTTCTTCCATGAGTTAACACTACGAGGGCGATATCGTCTGATATTTCCCCAACTTCATTTAAATTCGGTTTATAGGTGGGGGCAGCGCAGCCTACCAACATAAAGAAAAATAGGCTTGCGACATACAAATAAACTTTATTACTCATATAGATTCTCTCTTTTTATTGGTATAGGTTTATCAATTTAGAAGTACGTATTTTTAATCTACAATCTGATATTTATCCACAAGAATCACTTATTAAAATCTGCCTCCACAAAATGCTTGCCTCCGGCATAGGCGGTAGTTTGGGAACCTTTTTAGCCCTAAAAAATAAGGTCAACAATTCGGGACACCCACCAAATAGAGTGGCGAGCGGAGCAGTAGAAGCCAGATTAGAGAATTGATATTAGTCCTACAAAAATGATTTAAATTCAACAAGTTATGGTGAAATACCAGCTCAGGAATGATAGCCCCCACCCTTCCCTATTCCGCATCACCGCGGCCATTCCCCACCCGAAGAGTATTACTTACCAAACTCCCCCCACCAAGGAATACCCACCCACGGCTTGAATACCACTAGGAAGCAAATAGGTTGACCATAAAGCACCAATCCAGCGAAAGCCCTCAAACTAGAACAAGCGTCCTAGTTGCTTTACTGGAAGTGAGAAGCAATCAAGAAAAGAGGTGCGCTCGAACGCCCAAATCCTGCTCAACCCGTCGTAAAGAGACCTTTATGTATACCGAAAAGCCTAGATTGCCAACATAAGTGACACACGTTTACCCACCAAAAATTCCAGTGGGCTCAAGTAATTTAACACCTTCCTGGGGCGAGTATTGATTCGAAACACTGCATCATCAATACGGCTTTTTGGTATCTTGCCTATTTCCACTCCTTTCGGGAAGAAGCGCCTCAAGAGACCATTAGTGTTTTCGTTCAGCCCACGCTCCCAGGAGTGGTAAGGTTTCGCAAAATATATTCTGCATCCTAGCTTCTGCGCAATCGATTGATGACCTGCAAATTCTCCTCCATTATCGAAGGTGATCGTTTTACAGATGGCCTGATATGGCTTCAACATCTGCTTGATCGCCCGACTCACTGTTTTCTTGCTCTTATTTGGGACTCTGCGAGTGAGCAATAATTTGGAAACTCGTTCAACCAGTGTCACCAGATAGCCATCTTGACCATAAACTGTATCGCCTTCCCAGTGACCGATCTCAGTGTTTTCATCGACAATCGCAGGTCTTTGATCAATATCTATGCGCTCTGGAATAAGCTTTACGCCTGCCTCGGAACCTGCCCGTTTCTGATAAGGTTTGGCTTTCCTTGGCAGACGTGACCTCCAGTTAAGTCGACTGGCCCAGCGGTAAATTGTTGAACAACTAACCGTTTTCGCACACCTCTCAAGCTGCATTCGCCCAGCGATTTGTTCAGGACTTGCATTTTTTAGCTGGTGGTCGATTTGTACCTGCATGGCAAAGTCGAGCTTGGTATGTTTAATAGCTCCGTGCCGTCGTTGCAGTGCCTGACGGTGGGCACTCTCGGCACAGTAAGGGCTGTAACGACCAAGCTCACGAGAGATGGTCTTATTGGATCTATTGAGGCGTAGTCCAATGGCTCGGGCTGAATAGTTCTGCCCATTAAGGACCTCAATCTGGTATCGTTCTTTCAAGGTCAGCTGGCTGGTACGGGTTCCCATGAGGTTCCTGGCTTGTTTGTGTGGAAGCTTACTAGCCTACAGCCAGCTGACCTCTCTCGCTATTGCCAAGTGTGTCGGTTGTTATGGGAATCTAGGCACCATCATTCCCAATACTCAATGATCTTAGAAACCTTATTACCTTCAAATTCAAAAACTGATAGATGAATATTCCCGCTAGCAACCTCAAGTCTCTCTACAGCTGCGGCACCAAATCCAGGTAAAATCCTCAACACTTTATATCTACCTTCAGTAAGCTTGTAGTGTTTGGTAGTAATATATTTAGCGGCATTGCCGTAGAGCTCTTTTCTTGTGTAGGTTCCACCATAAACTTCATGCACATAGACGAAATTATCCGTATACATATCAAACAATTTGTCTAAATCATTGATAGATGCAGTCGCAAGTATTGCTTTATTTTGTGCTTCATTTACGGCCTTAACTAAACTTTCAAGATTAATTGAAGAAGTAGTTTTCGCCCCAGCACTAACAGAAATGCCGAGAATTAGAAAAAGAGTAAAGGTACACAGTTTGTTCATGATTAATTCCTTTTTATTCCTGAATCGCAATGGACATAACACCGCATTCAGCCGCCGCCGAGCTGTGTAAATTTTGCATTATAATCGCAGCGACCGCCAAAGCTCCACAGCTTTGGCGGTCTTGCAGTAATGCCTTCTTAAGCATTACCTTTGTATAACCCTGGAACATCGATTGAATTAGGTTTGATATTAACCCCTTTGATTAATAACCACAGGCCAAATGTGATTTCAAAAAAAGCGCCTGGAAGCATGAAGTGTTTTAAAACTTGGGGCGGGTCGATTAACAAAATGTTTGAAAACCCATAAACCACCATCGACATATATGTGAAAGCACCCCAAAGAACCAACCACCTAGGCACGTACTTTGAAACATAAAATAAATACATGAAAATAGTCGCGCCTATACCCATTATAATTAAAAGCACATCCCACATCGAACCACTCATTTACACAAATACACTTGCTAATGCATGCAGCTGCTCCTCTTGGAATACATTTGAGTACTCTTGATTTCTTAAAACTACCAACACTGTCAATGTGATAATTGTTGCGACAAAGCCGAGAAGCCCCTCTCCAAATCTAAAAAGCAGTGCTAAAAAGGCAATATTTTTGTTTATTGTTTTTGTAACCAAATACTGTGCCCAAGATGCCCAAATAACGGCGATAAACATGACTATATCTATAGTCTGAGCAAACCTGAACCTCACCTCTGTCTCAGCAAAAGCCCCAAAATCATAGATTCCCTTCTTAAAAAGAAGCGAGTTGAGCATCCCTAAAATGATATAAATCAAGTATGCAGCACCTAAGTGCTTAGCATATAGGCTAAGTGATGATTGTGTATTTTCCATTAGTTAGTAATTATCCTTTAAAGGTCACATGCAACTAAAATGCCCAACGCTCTGCTAAACAACTGCCTGGACGCATTTAGGCGGCTCAATAGAGGTGCAATTTATGTGCTCGGAACGAATTTAAGCAAGTTGTTATCACAAGCTATCGTTAATTTCTTAGAAACAAAACCAAGGAAGCAATAAATATAGGAAAAAATATTAATCCATAAATTGCGGAACGTCTGAAATTCATTATTCGTTGCTCGTCCATTCTTTCAATTTCTTCGCAGCTGAAATCAGTATGGCAAACATGGCAATCAAATCTGCGCTCCTCATGTGCAGCTCCACAGTGAGGGCAATTCGCAGTACGTTTTTCATACAGCCACTGAGCTTGATCAAATAAGTGAAACATAAGCTGCTTCCCAATTATCAAACACTATAAGTAATAATAGTTAATTTATAAGCAACATCTATATATCACGCTTCTCCCTAATTCCAAAGCTCATCGGTCCGATCACACCAAAATTGCTGAATTTCAAGAAGCTCCCTTTAATTGCTAAACATATTCAAAGAAACATCTCGATAGTACTAGCGTACAGACATTTCACTTTAGAAGTCTTGATGGTGAGAAAAATCATTGTGATGGGGGAAGTTGTTTTTCGAAAAGTACGACCTGGTTAGGACCTCAAAGGTACAAAGAGAAATCTATTTGTCTGACTTCGAAAAAAGAAACTAGCAAGTTAAAAAACAACCTTGAGGTTTAAGACATCGGGTAGCTGGTACAGTCCCCGAGCGCATACATTACTGCATGCCCTTCTCAACCGGCGCTTCTGTTACCGCAGGCCAGACCAGTCCCGCCCTTGTTACTACGAGCAGTAATACAAACGACATCTCCAGCGCGAGGAAAACACCAATAGGGTGGTTAGGTACGCCGCGTATCATCAGGTAGAACAAGTAGCTCATAGTAAGCAGATTACTTGCAAGTGTAACGTTGAGCGCGTAGCCACGTTCTTGCCAGAGTGGTTTACATAGCAGGAGGTTTAACACCGCTGCGCCAGCGAGCATCATGCTAGGCAACATCAGTAGCAAACCGTGGGATAAATCCGTTCCTTCGCTGGTTACCATTGGCCAGATTGCAACAAGGTGGCCCTGGGCTCCGAGGGTGAGGAACAGCCCCAGAATTACTGCGCTGATGGCTGCAAGACGATACAGTGCGTTGCGTTGCGAAACGCGTGTTGATCTAGAATCCGACATCGCGCTCCCCCACAGTGGCCAGACCACATTCGTAAGCGAACACGACCGCCTGTGCGCGATCACGCAGCCCGAGTTTGGAAAGCAAGCTGGAAACGTGGGTTTTCACGGTGGCGGGTCCAATAAACAGGGCTTCGGCAATCTCGGCATTACTCTTGCCGGCGGCGATGGCCTCCAGTACTTCACGCTCGCGAGTAGTGAGGCGCTCCAGGCGTTCTGACAAGTTGCGCCCTGCCCCCAATTTCTGTGCGAACTGGCTGATCAGGCGTTGAGTGATGCCCGGTGCAAGCATGGCACCGCCCTCTGCTACGGTGCGTACTGCCTGTACCAGTGCCTCAGGGGGAATATCCTTAAGCACAAAGCCACTGGCTCCAGCTCGCAGCGCGCGAAACACATATTCATCGGGATCGAACGTGGTCAAAATAATAACGCGGCAAGTTGCATCACTAGCTTCCAGGATACGCGCTGTGGCTTCCAGCCCGTCCATCTCCGGCATGCGGATATCCATCAGGATGATATCCGGTTGATGCGCTCGTGCGGCTTCAACTGCCTCGATGCCGGTACCGGCCTCTGCGACCACTTCAATATCGGGCTCGTTATCCAAGATTAGGGCAAAGCCGCGTCGCACCAAAGCCTGGTCGTCCACCACCATCACTCGCAACATTATCTTTTCACCATTCCTGTAGGTAGTTGTGCATATACCTCAAAACCACCACTATCGACCGCACCCGCATACAGATAGCCACCGAGTAGCTCCGCGCGCTCGCGCATGCCTGCAATGCCGTGTCCACCGCCGGGCTGCTCGTCACTAGTTGTTTCCACCATGGGCCGCTCACCAGTGGTGTTGCCGTCATCGCGCACATGAACCGTAAGAGAGCCATGCTCTGCGCGTACATTCACTTCCACCCGCGCTGCGGCACCAACATGCTTTATGACATTAGTGAGGGATTCCTGAACGATGCGATAGGTGGCGAGCGCGATGCTAGTCGGTACATTCTTCAGCGTGCCGTGGGTTTCGTAGTCGACCTCGGTTAACACTTGCCGGACCTTTTCAATCAGAGCTGGCAAATCATTGAGGTCCGGTTGCGGGGTGAGTGCAGTGTCGTCACTGGTGGGGCGCAGTACGCCGAGCAAATGGCGCATTTCTGTCATGGCCTGACGGCCTGCAGCCTCCACAGAAGCCATGGCCTCACTGGCGGCTTGCGGGTTATTGCGGCTGATGGCCCTGGCGGCACCAGCCTGTACAGTCATAAGGCTCACCTGGTGCGCCACCACATCATGCATCTCGCGGGCGATTCGAGTGCGCTCGGCCACTACCGCGCGCTCGGATTCGGCATTGCGTTCGCGCTCTAAATATTTAGCCCTCTCTTCCAGCAAGCGGAGATATTCGCCGCGAAAACGCAGCCGGCGACCGATATACCACAACGCCCATACCAGCATCACCGTTACCGTGCCTGCCGCCGTTGGCTGAACCGGAATCCCCTTGTCAAACGCCACAAATACCAGAGTTGCGATGGCCACAATAAAGCTGGCCCGGGTATTGGCCTCGTAGCGGCCAAGGCTATACAGCGAAACCGCCATGGCAACGATGCCATCCGCCGGTAAACCCAGCTCCAGCAATATTGTTGCGCCGAGAATAACGGCCTGTACCTGCCAGGGGTGTGTGCGACGCCACAACAGAGCGAAGGAGCCGATGAACGCACACTGGAAAGCAATGACATCCCACAGGTTCTGCAGGGCCAACACCTCACGCGAACCGCCGCGCGACCACAACAGCAGCGTCAGCAAGAACATGAGCAGAGCAATGAGCAGGTCGGTCAGGTGCGGCCAGCGCTCGAAGGGCCCGCGAAAGGGCTGCCATACAGGAAGCTTGGGTAATTCCAGGCTGGCGTTGGGCGGATTCGACGTAGGTGTACTTAGGGACGAGGTTTTCATTTCCGCATGCTAAACCAGGTGCAAACAGCTGTCATTGGACTTTCAGGGGAGGCGGGAGCAGGAACATCTCCACCTTTTGGGGGAGGTCCGATTCCTGCCTGTGGCCGATGTGCGTAGGTCTGAAAAAGTCGAACATGCTCGGCAAGCACACTCAGACCTAACACGGACCATCATCGCCTGGAGAAGCCCCATGAACGACGCTGTACTCAGCCAAACACTGCTGCGGCCATTA encodes:
- a CDS encoding IS30 family transposase, with amino-acid sequence MGTRTSQLTLKERYQIEVLNGQNYSARAIGLRLNRSNKTISRELGRYSPYCAESAHRQALQRRHGAIKHTKLDFAMQVQIDHQLKNASPEQIAGRMQLERCAKTVSCSTIYRWASRLNWRSRLPRKAKPYQKRAGSEAGVKLIPERIDIDQRPAIVDENTEIGHWEGDTVYGQDGYLVTLVERVSKLLLTRRVPNKSKKTVSRAIKQMLKPYQAICKTITFDNGGEFAGHQSIAQKLGCRIYFAKPYHSWERGLNENTNGLLRRFFPKGVEIGKIPKSRIDDAVFRINTRPRKVLNYLSPLEFLVGKRVSLMLAI
- a CDS encoding response regulator transcription factor, translating into MLRVMVVDDQALVRRGFALILDNEPDIEVVAEAGTGIEAVEAARAHQPDIILMDIRMPEMDGLEATARILEASDATCRVIILTTFDPDEYVFRALRAGASGFVLKDIPPEALVQAVRTVAEGGAMLAPGITQRLISQFAQKLGAGRNLSERLERLTTREREVLEAIAAGKSNAEIAEALFIGPATVKTHVSSLLSKLGLRDRAQAVVFAYECGLATVGERDVGF
- a CDS encoding sensor histidine kinase — protein: MKTSSLSTPTSNPPNASLELPKLPVWQPFRGPFERWPHLTDLLIALLMFLLTLLLWSRGGSREVLALQNLWDVIAFQCAFIGSFALLWRRTHPWQVQAVILGATILLELGLPADGIVAMAVSLYSLGRYEANTRASFIVAIATLVFVAFDKGIPVQPTAAGTVTVMLVWALWYIGRRLRFRGEYLRLLEERAKYLERERNAESERAVVAERTRIAREMHDVVAHQVSLMTVQAGAARAISRNNPQAASEAMASVEAAGRQAMTEMRHLLGVLRPTSDDTALTPQPDLNDLPALIEKVRQVLTEVDYETHGTLKNVPTSIALATYRIVQESLTNVIKHVGAAARVEVNVRAEHGSLTVHVRDDGNTTGERPMVETTSDEQPGGGHGIAGMRERAELLGGYLYAGAVDSGGFEVYAQLPTGMVKR